GTTTGTAAATGTGCAGTGCGTGCGATCAAACTTATCATGATTCCAAAATCAAATTCTGGTGATAGCCCAGCGCGTTTTTAAGACTCTTGCATTCTTCATATTGAGCGGCACAGTCGATTAGGGATGATAATGTCGATTCAAGTACTTCCGACAGCACGAAGTTGCCCGGCTACAGGTTAAACGGTCTTGAAACCGCTTAGTCTAGTGCCATTTCCTCATATATGGTTAGTGGACCTCACCCCGCCGTTGTTTGGAAAGTAGAACTCAAAAAATGATGACTTCATAGATTAAAAAGGGAGGCCAGGCGGGCCAAAGAAGGGTCGGTGAGCcaagtaaaagaagaaaccaGTAGGACTATTGTCGGCGGacttgtaaattattttttttaaagtttcaattgaatgagGTATTTTTTCACCTGTGAAGTTCCACTTTTGTTTTTCCCCATGTAGGATAAAAAActcaatgaaaatttaaatttcggGTTAACCGGCCATTTCGTGCTTCATAACCACCCAAAAGCCTGGCGAGGCCCGAAATGTAAAGTGGATATTTCATTGCCTCCATAGGCAATGAGGTGTCTCTCGAGTGTAGCGCAAGGGATTGAAGTTTAACATCTTGGCAACGTACGATTCTTAGCTGCCGCCAGGAAAAATTTACAACAGTCTCAAGTCGAGTCAATTAGCTGGATGACTTTGAATGCTGATGTTCTGTCAATTAATGTGCAATGCAACTTTTCGTGCCCATGATCAAGTGGAGGGTCGTGCCGAGAGTTCTTTCATTTGGCCTCGATAAGTATTGAGGTGTCTTTCAAAAGTCTCGTGTGaagatttctaatcaaattttcatttagaTTGCTTAATAAGTACCATCGAACCAATATCACAaccatgagatatgttttgatttttgagtGATGATGCATGGAAAAAAAAGCTTAGACATTCTCGGGATTTTATTCTTGCATAATCAAAGTCAATCAATTACAAAGGCGGTCAAACTTTGCCACTTCCCAAGTAACtcttaggaaaaaaaacaaacacgAGATTCTCGAAACATGAAACAGACCTTGCGTCAACAAACAAGAAGTATAATCACTCTACAAGATCCCTATGACCTTGCGTCAAAATGATTTTCGACACACATATACTTACATTAATGACAATGTCGTTCAGAACCAAGAAAACATCCGACTTGATGAAGTTGATTTTATGGTCAACTCCGGCTTTTCGAATATATGGCAGGCCAGTTTCATGGGCCTCCTTGTCCCGATCTATAGCTATTATTTGTATCAAGGAGAGACTAACTTGTTTCATTACAAAACCAATGTCATCACAATTACAAGCAACGTTAAAAACACTTACAGAGTCAAACTCAATTGGAATTATTGATAATTACTTTGCCATCTGCTAAAAGTGCAACTGCGGTGGTGAGGAGAGAGTGGACGGTGAAGACTCCGACCTCAAGTGTCTTCTTCGCATTCATGAGCTTCAACACCATGGAGATTAGCTATCCCTCATCAGCCGGCACATTCATTATATTCCCGCGGCAAACATTAGCAAATCAATTCgattaatattttgataattagaCACCGGTTGATCAGCTTATGTTTATTTGCAACATATTTTACATATACCAACGCTCCATGTAGATATGCAATACGAAATTAGTGAGGCACCACTCGCTTTGAAAAATCTGTTCACCTTTTAAAATTTGTGACTCTAACATGAATTCCATTGCAGTCATGGGTGACATGTTGGTGAGTATCATATACACCTTCTTGGAAATTAATATCTCCACTTTGATAATGACGATTaaatagtccataaactttgaTCTTATATGTAAtgtatcataaaattttaatttatttaatatgatttataaaagtaaacttaatgtgcaatgagtttcttaacttttaatttgttcgatataattcttaaacttttgttacatatttaatttaattcctgAGTCACATGATAATCTTcagacttttttgacactttctCTGCGATTTTCTCATATATAGTTAAATCTTCCTCAGGATCTATTATCGTGGACCACAAGGAGATGGCGGACCTCACGGCTTGTCATCCCACCATTGTTTCAAAAGTAGACCCCAAAAATTCAGAGTTGACAGCACACATCAAAGAAAGGCCAGGCCGGCTAGCAAGGGTCCGTAGGCCaagtaaaaaaggaaatcagCAGGATAATTGTCGGCAGGCTTGTTCGGTTCAAGTCTTGCTAGACCcaacattatttttcaaattttattttttttatcggaTTTCAAATGTTAATTGAATGAAGTATTTTATTCACTTGTGAAGTTTCttatacttcttttttttttttttttttttttaaacactaGCTACTATTCCCACATGGAAAGAGGAGGCAGAGAGTCTCCTCACCTACTCAAGGGGTTAGGGTTGGGGTTGGAGTTGGAGTTGGAGACATTTTAGTTTCAAGTGTAAAATTTGGCTTCCATACTTTAAAAGATGCAAGATAAAAGTCTAaaagttaaataaaaataagagtaggacaaacaactttttcttttcatgtagGATAAAAAACtcaatgaaaattaaaagtttcaagTTGAACTAAGCCACTTCAAACTTCATAACCACTCAAAAGCTCACGAGGCTCGAAATGTAAGGTGGCTATTGCATTTTCCTCTATAGGCAATGAGACGTCTCTTGAGTCTAGCGTGAGGAGTTGAAGTTTGACATCTTTATATTGTACAATTGTTAGCTACCGCTAGGAAAATCTTGCAATTTTCTTGATTTGACTCGAGTCCAAGTCGCTTGATGAATTTGAATGTCGACGTTTTGCTAATTATTTGGCAATGCAACTTTTGGTGCCCATGAGAGAGTGAAGGATCGTGCCGAGAGTTCTTTTGTTTCATCCTAAGAAACAATGAGCATTATTTAATTAGCATCATCATACCAATGCCATGACCACAAGATATATTTCGATTTTCAAATGATGATACATGGAAAAAAGTTTTAGACGTTCTCGAAACTTATGCTCGCATGATTATAAGTCGGTCGATTACAAATACCGTCGAACTTTTGCTACTTCCCGAGGAACTCTCGGGAACAAATCACGTACGAAATTCGCGAAACATCATATGGACCTTGCGTCAACAAGTAAGGAGTCCAATGACTCGCCAAGATCCTTGTAGCCTCCTGCTTCTGGACCGTAAGGAGGTTTCTAATAGAGGCGCCTACAAAGCGTGAGGCCACCTCCGACAGAAAGAAGACAGCACTCGACACGTGGATCCTTCCCCAGGAAGCTGTTGAGCTCCCTGAGGTGGTCTCTCCAGAGCTTCAGCTGGTCGCTCATCTCATCGGTTTCGGAGAGCGCGACCGCACCAAACCACAGGGTGTCGTCGTACCCGATCAGTCCTCCGACCTTCACCAGCTTGAGCATCAGCTCGTGGAATTTCATGTAGTCGTCCTTCTTGGCATCCGCGAAAGCAAAATCAAAGGTCCCCTCTTCTTGGCTCTACATCAGTCAATTATTGTTACGTGGACCGACaacatttccaaattttaaaaccacagaatttgaattttctaaaaaattgtaGAATCGAAATGATTTTTAACATGCATATACTTACATTCACGATAAGGTTGTTCAGAACTAAGAAAGCATCCGACTGGATGAAGTTGATCTTATGATCGACTCCGGCTTTTTTGATATATGGCAGGCCAATTTCATAGGCCTCCTTATCCGGGTCTATTGCTATTATCTGTACCAAGGAGAGATTAACTCGTTTcattacaaaagaaatttatcgcaattataaacaaatttaaaatacttataagagtcaaactcAATTAGAATTATTGATTATTACCTTGCCGTCGGCCGGAAGTGCAAGTGCGGTGGTGAGAAGAGAATAGCCCGTGAAGACTCCGATCTCGATTGTTTTCTTCGCATTCATGAGCTTCAACATCATGGAGATTAGCTGCCCCTCATCAGCCGGCACGCTCATTATACTCCTGCAGCAAACATTAGCGAATCAATTcggttaatattttaataattacaCCCCAATTGCTTTGAAAGATCTATTCACCCTTTCAAATTTGTGATTCTAATATGAATTCCGTCGTAGTCGTGGACCGTGGATATATATATCGCATTAGGCGACCACTTTGAAAATGATAAACACCTTATCAGAAATTGCAAATCTCCAGTTCGATaacaaagacaaaaataaataaataaaataactgATTTTGGCATAAGGTAAAAACACTCGGGTAGATTGGAAGCCTAATGATATAATTTCAATTGGAAGCGACtggatttttttagtttatttgttttttctttctgatTTTAAAAATCTTCACAGAGTGATATACacgaatttttcatgaaaccaagcaaataataataatgaatttcttttctaacGGGAGAAGTCCCGCTCGGTGGCTAGCAAAACCACTTGGATTAATGATTTTCCCAAAGAACTGAGTAAACAAGTCACggtgcgtttggttggacttttggggaagcctttggaaaaatgcaaataacttTAAGTTAAAggggtttttcaaaatgtaaattgtgtttgttaaattgtagtttaaaagtccattgtgaaataCCTTTGtgtaaaatagtgtttggaaagattaaatttacaaatgactttggtaattaataaaaaaataaaaagttggccGACGAGGCAGGCAGCCACTACCGGCCTCAGGCAGTCCCGGAGACGATCGACGAGGGCCGCCTGGGGTCGGGCAACCTCCGACGAGGGCCGCCTAGGGTCGGGCGACCTTTGGCGGCCCTTCACAGAGGTCGCTTGACCTAGATCTGGGTCCGCCAGAGGTCACGCGACCTTGTGGCGACCAGATCTGGGTTGTGCttgaggtcgcacgacctccgGCACTGGCTCGACCTAGATCTAGTCTCcgcgaggttgcgcgacctccaATGACCCAGATTTGGGTTGCGTGACCAGATCGCACGATTTAGACACCTGCcggaggtcgcgtgacccacCGGCGACCGTCACGGTGACTGTCGCCAGCCTCTCTCTAGTCTGTCGCCTGCCCTCAATCGCCTTGCACAATATATCTGCCtcaacgaagaagatgaacagtaaaaaCAAGGGCAAAGccaaagctgaaagcccaaggcaccctAAGGCTGGCTTTTCCTTAATGGGCATTAAGGTTTCCAAAGTTTTTCCCAAACACCtaatatttggccaaaaggcCTTTAGGTGTCTAAGATCCTTGGGAAAGCAGTTCCCAAACGCAACCTCACAAtgttttcttgagaaaatatgTTGTGTTAAAAAAGACGATTACTTTCGTACGAGTAACGGTACCCATCTTGCTCTCATTTACCATTATAGAAATCCTAGTAATTACCGCATTTGGTACTTTTGGACCGTGGCCTCCCTGAGTTCTTTTAGCTGCTCGTGCTCTCTCGGATATGCATTCGTCTCCAATATGTACTGCAACATCAACAACGCACCACACAAAAATCCACATAAATACTCTCACTCATAGAGAGCTCTTTCCTTTGCcctggcctttttttttttttttttatatatataataagggACATGAGATGACACGACATGAgcacgagaaaaagaaaatcgatgTAACTAGTTCTATCTGCGAATTTTAGCCCCAATATACCTTTGTTATTGTCCTTacaatttcgaataataatgcAACTTCGAGTTAGTTAAGTTGCACTTCACCTTCTCATCACAGAAATACCCTCTCTTATTTGGCACTCAATCTTAATACCAACTTAAAACTGGGTGCGTATCTATTTACTCCAAAAGCTTGAAATATCGAGAAAAAATGACACGGAAATTAGATTTATATCTTAAGAATGTGCACCAGGAAGAAAGAACCTTCGATGgtaatcttgaggaggtgttcCGAAACAACTATAAACTGTCTAGCGATGACTCACATTACCCAACAGCACGTAAAACACAAACAGAGCTCTAGATGCGGATGCAAGACATTCTAAAAGAACCGAACAGCAAGAAGACGCGCGATGCAGAGACAGCAACCCAAACCTTCGAGAGAGCTTTGCTTGCCAGGATCTCGCCCTTGTCCCAGCCTTGCTCCATGTTTGAGTACGTCCGAAGAGACTACCCCGCAAGGTAGGAAAGACAGAGACTTTCTGAACTTCTAAATAGGAACCATTAGACGCTCGCCGCCCATCGGTCAAAGCCTCAACCCCGCAAGGCCGCAGCGGCAGACTTTATGTACTTCTAAATAGGAACCATTAGATGCTCGCCACCTACCGGTTAAAGCCTCGCGATTTGTTCGCTCTCCCGGGCATCAGCCTGCCAAAGCTGGCGTGATTACGCAGCAATGATGGAATCTTTGAAGGGCGGGCGCAAAGCTCCCAAAATAGGAATCACTGGACGCTCTCATCCGAGCGATCGTGGCTCCTGTCCAATGACACTTCTGCCCTTAACACGTTACGTGGCTAAATCAATTGcacataaaagaaaaggcaaagaaaaaagaaattcaggCTAAACCACTATTGATGGAGGAACTTCATGAAAAGGAAATAGCGCGTGTAATTTCGTTTATGGTTGTCCTTGAAATGTAAAACCACACCTTTTTTTTCTCGTGCCACTTTTGGAAAGTGATATTAAAGTCAttactcgaaaaaaaaaatgatagagacaatttggataattgtgttgcaagtcctaaaacttattacaaaattgCGATggaattctaaaactttcaaaaaatataactaagttcaaaaacttgtcaaattgcatttttttcgAAAGTTTTAGGAATTGATTATTCTTTGATGActagttttagaactcaattgcatttttataataaattttaagatttgattatatATTCGTAAcgagttttaggactttcaatgCGCGTATCTCGAGACAATTTCATTAAGAGTCctaaaattattacaaaaaaatcggCACGATAGTAAACTTAGTTGGGTAAAATCCCTCGTTATGTTTTGAGGACAACAAAACGATCAAAGGCTCCTAACGTATGCATCGGTTGTATGCATCGGGCAACGCGCAGATACCAGATGTTGCCTAGAGTGGGATCGTCTAAAGGCTATGTTAGTGCTCTACTTC
This region of Eucalyptus grandis isolate ANBG69807.140 chromosome 8, ASM1654582v1, whole genome shotgun sequence genomic DNA includes:
- the LOC104415689 gene encoding flavonoid 3',5'-methyltransferase, which codes for MEQGWDKGEILASKALSKYILETNAYPREHEQLKELREATVQKYQMRSIMSVPADEGQLISMMLKLMNAKKTIEIGVFTGYSLLTTALALPADGKIIAIDPDKEAYEIGLPYIKKAGVDHKINFIQSDAFLVLNNLIVNSQEEGTFDFAFADAKKDDYMKFHELMLKLVKVGGLIGYDDTLWFGAVALSETDEMSDQLKLWRDHLRELNSFLGKDPRVECCLLSVGGGLTLCRRLY